Sequence from the Aspergillus nidulans FGSC A4 chromosome III genome:
CTCGCTGATGTCTTCGATTCTTTCTTCAAATATCCCACTTGTTGAGTCTCGTTTCCTTCACACAACTCTTAACGTACTTGTGTTGTTTATCAGACACGATCGAACTACAATCACCTGTCAATCGTTCGCCATAATCGTCTATAGCTAGAACATCCTCAGATTTCTCGACGCATACATTGGAAATGCCGGTGTCCATCTGCGCCTGAGGAAAGGGGGCCAAAATAGCAGCATGGTCCGCGTCCCACTGAAACAGCTACCAACTCATGGCTCAAGACTATGCTCCTTCAAACGGTTGCAAAGTTCTGTATGTTCCCATAGGCCTTATAGGCTTCATTGAATGCAGAAGCTTTTCGTCCGTCGTCCCGGCACCACCCTCCAACGATCGTGAACGATCATTATGTTAGCCAGCTGCTGTCGACTTCGAAGGCTGCTCAATTGAACTTCTCAGAAGAATCCTCAATTTGGGCATCATAACAGGGTTTGCGGGCGAAGAGGTATTCAAACCGTATCAAGCTCGCCATGGAAGAAACACAGATGAGGATCTTGCCCAGACACCAGACAATATGATTACCACCATGTTTTCAGAGCTACTCAAGGAGTATGACCTGATGCGAGTCATCCAAAGTAAGCTGCCCGGGAAGGAGTAGGCTCGACGGATACCATATATTAGATTGGAGACGGGAAATCTAGCTCATATATTTATAAATCAATTTCTATATGCATTAAACATAGAGTCATAAGCCATGAAGCTGATACACTCCCAGTAGACTCTACCCTCACTGGGTATCATCTGATGgagcctcctcctcaatggcATCGTCAGTATCCTTATACGGCTGCGTTTCACCagaatcatcttcatcactcGAGTCATCAGGTGACTCCGGAGCACCATGGGCCACAGTAGCACCACCCATTTCGTCTGGTCGCTTCTTGCGCTGGAAATCCTGCGCATGGGCGGTGGCCATGATCGTTCCAACTCGAGTAAGTGTTCGCGGGCGAGCCGAGGCAGTACCAGGTGACggagctgcttcttccagatcGTGCGTTGGCAGGGCCGTGGAAAAAGCTTGAGCCTCGTGaatttctggctctgggggttgttgttgttgttgttgttgttgttgttgttgttgctcaATCTGGCCATCCGCGCAGGGCACGGCATAAGGTAGCGGGACGTCTCTGGACGCGCGAAACAGGAGAACGTTTGTGCAGTGCTCGTTCTCGACTCGGAATACTGTCCAGATGCCTCGGCGAAAAATTTCGGTGAAGGAGATGACAAAGCTGAGCACGGCAGAGTGTTGAATGTCATGTGCGAAGATAGCATAAAAGATCCAATTGAATCGAATGACGACATCGATGACAATGGCTACGTAATAAACCCATGCTCTTCGGAATGCCAGGGTTTCACGCAGTAGGGGGTGTTTGGCGTAGGGGTTTCCCAAACTCCAGTCCATTGCTAAGTCCCACACAGAAACATATATAGCGTTCAGCAGCGCGAATGTTATGAAGGGGGCCTGAAATCGCGTCGTTCTGTTGATGCGGTACATGCTCAAGGTGGTGTAGTAGAGGACTCCGCACATGTATTTGCCGAAGTTCAAGAGATGGGGAAACACGTTCTTGGTGTCCACATATCGACGGATACACTGGAAAGCTCTCCATATCGACGGGAGAGTGGTAAAGAACCCCAGTAATCTGGAGTGAGACGAGGTGCACTGCGTTGACGAGGCGCCCCAGTGCTTCGCATAGAGGCAGAAGAATAATTCAATGTTCTAAGCAAGGTCAACGCTTCTGCGCAGATGAATCAGGGTTTAGTCACTCACGCCCATTGCATACGTCTGGGAACAGTACATGTCTCCCAGGAAGAAGTCACGAAACTCAACCGGGTACAGACCCGCCAGTAGAAGACGCCACTAGCCATGTCAGCAGTAGAAACCCCATCACGGAGATTTTGACTAACATTAGAATACGCCCACCATTTTCGACTTCGGTGGTATAGAACGCGTAACGGCAGAAACAGCACAGCCACAGTGACTCCTACAAGGACTACAGGCCAGTAAATGTACATGGCATTGACTGTCAGAAAGTTCAGCCACATAAATAGGCCTAATatgaaaagaaagaagcaaggTAGCTGTCCCCAGTTAATAtcaggaaaaagaaaatcaTTGAGTAAACATACCTCGGCCAATTGGCGCCAATCCAGTGCGGATCTAGTGTCGTATTCAAAGACGAAAACATAGTTTATCTTAGTTCTATTCCAGATCATGCAGTCTACACAAAATAGCAAGAAATGGAAAACAATTAGGAAATATCCTCCATAGATCTGGCCGCTGTGAGCGATTGAAATCATAGCATAAACAGGCGTACGCAAACTTACCTGGAGTAATAAGCTCGTCTGACGACTTAGttcatcatcatctaggTGGTGGCTCGCGTATATTAGACTCTGAATGGCAAATAGGATGCCAGCCATCCCAAGGAGACCACAGCGAAAAGTGTTTGGCGAGTAATCACCGGCTTTCCTGACCGTATGACGAAGCTTTGAGGCGGCGATCTTACGCTTCCCGCCCTCGAAATAGCGAGCATATAAATCTTCCGCGGTGGCTAGCAAGCTCTCAGTCACCTCACTTTGCACAAACCAGGCTTTGTTGACTTTCTCTGCCATATATCTCATCGACGGACGTGTACCAACCACCTTATCGTActtcttgttgatcttcCGAAAAGCAGTCCGGTTGAGGTAGGCATAGGATTTCAGAAGCTCCACGCCTCTATAGAACTCCTGCAGCGCATATTTCAGCTTTCTTTTCGCTGATCGATACGGGACTTCAGATTTCGGTAGTTGCTGGTCCTCCACCGGGTGACGCGTGAAGTCCCTGCGTCTTGTGATAACATCACTGTCCTGGGGTTGCTCGCCTCCAGGGGTAGCCAATGCTGCCAGTGCCTTGGAGTTCTTTCCGATTCGGCGACCCGTAATGGCAGCTTTGATGCGGCGGCCATTTAGACCACTTAGGGCTTctgactgctgctgctcaaacCCCTCGGTTCGATGTCTCTTGACATGAAAGACTTCCTGTATCCGTTGGTCTCTCATGGTGTGCAATTGTTCCCGAAGCACCTTCAATCGTTCAGTAGCTTCCCGTTCCCTCATATGATAGAACGATTCGATTTTCGCTAGTTCGCCGtcgagaaaagcaaagaactcatcctgcttcttctcaacctcagaGCGGTGGTCCTCTACAGGATTCTCTGTTGCCTCCGTTGCTGATAGAACACGACTAAGGAGACGGGAATTTCTCCGAATAGAAGATCCAGAAGTCACGTTTTTCTCGGGTTCGACATTTACCGGGGCCGGCTGTTTTGCCGCCGACGGACTGAGGTGAGTTGAGTCCCTGGAAACGGTTCGATTCATACCGTGTCGTGGCATGACGGCGAATGAATTTGTAGGAGATACCGCGCGGTCCATGTATCTGTCTGAGTATCGAGAATCCTCGTCAACATCCAGTGCCGGACCGGGCAGTTCAAGCGAGGCGGCGTCTGACACCCCCGGGTGCTGCGGGGGCGATGCGATAATGCTTC
This genomic interval carries:
- a CDS encoding uncharacterized protein (transcript_id=CADANIAT00005696); the protein is MKFAKELEHELVPEWRAKYLNYKLGKKKVKAIARAIQKANRTPTHASLRRPTVGAEFSDTPAGSNRSASFWRAEKRAEGGEAQNSIASPSPASRSTPGQRHERQPLRVPGSRFSAVHGSYGSIIASPPQHPGVSDAASLELPGPALDVDEDSRYSDRYMDRAVSPTNSFAVMPRHGMNRTVSRDSTHLSPSAAKQPAPVNVEPEKNVTSGSSIRRNSRLLSRVLSATEATENPVEDHRSEVEKKQDEFFAFLDGELAKIESFYHMREREATERLKVLREQLHTMRDQRIQEVFHVKRHRTEGFEQQQSEALSGLNGRRIKAAITGRRIGKNSKALAALATPGGEQPQDSDVITRRRDFTRHPVEDQQLPKSEVPYRSAKRKLKYALQEFYRGVELLKSYAYLNRTAFRKINKKYDKVVGTRPSMRYMAEKVNKAWFVQSEVTESLLATAEDLYARYFEGGKRKIAASKLRHTVRKAGDYSPNTFRCGLLGMAGILFAIQSLIYASHHLDDDELSRQTSLLLQIYGGYFLIVFHFLLFCVDCMIWNRTKINYVFVFEYDTRSALDWRQLAEVCLLNDFLFPDINWGQLPCFFLFILGLFMWLNFLTVNAMYIYWPVVLVGVTVAVLFLPLRVLYHRSRKWWAYSNWRLLLAGLYPVEFRDFFLGDMYCSQTYAMGHWGASSTQCTSSHSRLLGFFTTLPSIWRAFQCIRRYVDTKNVFPHLLNFGKYMCGVLYYTTLSMYRINRTTRFQAPFITFALLNAIYVSVWDLAMDWSLGNPYAKHPLLRETLAFRRAWVYYVAIVIDVVIRFNWIFYAIFAHDIQHSAVLSFVISFTEIFRRGIWTVFRVENEHCTNVLLFRASRDVPLPYAVPCADGQIEQQQQQQQQQQQQPPEPEIHEAQAFSTALPTHDLEEAAPSPGTASARPRTLTRVGTIMATAHAQDFQRKKRPDEMGGATVAHGAPESPDDSSDEDDSGETQPYKDTDDAIEEEAPSDDTQ